Proteins co-encoded in one Alcanivorax sp. genomic window:
- a CDS encoding type IV pilus secretin PilQ family protein: MKTIKMKKNISASRRLVGVALAGMLGALSSISAAATLKSIEANALSGDAMEVRLKFDGGVPESKGYSIEQPARIALDLLGADTDVSGKRQNLGTGNARSVTIVEAKDRTRLIFNLDSLTGYTTEVDGDSLVVMLGGEQSERAATAATAAAGESAVKGVDFRRGEEGEGRVIVDLSKASIPVDVQEEGGRIVARFVGAGVSDDLIRKLDVTDFATPVQMVDVKVSDGSTIIEIEPTGVWEYLAYQADNKFSINVKPVTRAEAERKKKDAFEYTGEKLSLNFQDIEVRSVLQLIADFTGLNLVASDTVDGRITLRLQNVPWDQALELILKTKGLDKRQVGNVLLVAPADEIAAREQLELESQKKIEALAPLRTQYININYANASELKGLISNAGGKGDALVSERGSVVVDQRTNTLIIQDTAAKLQDIRDLIEQLDVPVQQVLIEARVVVATNDISDEFGVRWGGLGFDAESMLQDKRTYGFSGRLQSIRNLHQTNVDATIAGGNTPLDPDDVDFGPDDFEFEEIENGDDLIVDLGVDSADASRFAVGFTSLASGLIELELSALEAEGHGELVATPKVLTADQQPAVIASGQQVPFETATNAGATAIDFVEAELRLEVTPHITPDGNIIMALKVNNDSFSSDGSAAIDTNRVETSVLVNDGETVVLGGIFQQEKINAVTKTPFLGDLPWIGNLFKKTVKRDSKQELLIFITPRLMKDALATR, from the coding sequence ATGAAAACTATAAAGATGAAGAAAAACATTAGCGCTTCCCGGCGTCTGGTAGGGGTGGCCCTGGCCGGCATGCTGGGTGCCCTCAGTTCGATTTCTGCGGCGGCTACCCTGAAATCGATTGAAGCAAACGCCTTGTCCGGGGATGCCATGGAGGTACGCCTCAAGTTTGACGGAGGTGTGCCGGAGTCCAAGGGTTACAGTATCGAGCAGCCGGCAAGAATTGCACTGGATCTGCTGGGGGCAGATACGGATGTGTCCGGCAAGCGTCAGAATCTTGGTACGGGCAATGCCCGTAGCGTGACCATTGTCGAAGCGAAAGATCGCACCCGCTTGATCTTCAATCTGGACTCGTTGACCGGTTACACCACTGAAGTGGATGGCGATTCCCTGGTGGTGATGCTGGGTGGCGAGCAGTCCGAAAGGGCCGCTACCGCTGCGACGGCAGCTGCGGGAGAGTCCGCGGTCAAGGGTGTCGATTTCCGCCGGGGTGAGGAAGGCGAGGGGCGCGTCATCGTTGATCTCTCCAAGGCGTCCATTCCTGTTGACGTACAGGAAGAGGGTGGGCGTATCGTTGCCCGCTTCGTTGGGGCTGGCGTGTCAGATGATCTGATCCGCAAGCTGGATGTAACGGATTTCGCAACACCGGTGCAGATGGTGGATGTGAAAGTGTCCGATGGCAGTACCATCATCGAGATTGAGCCTACCGGGGTGTGGGAATATCTGGCTTACCAGGCGGATAACAAGTTCAGCATCAATGTTAAACCGGTTACCCGTGCTGAAGCAGAGCGCAAGAAGAAGGATGCCTTTGAATACACTGGCGAAAAGCTGTCCCTGAACTTCCAGGATATCGAGGTGCGTTCTGTACTGCAGCTGATTGCTGACTTTACCGGGTTGAACCTGGTGGCGTCCGATACCGTCGATGGCCGTATTACCCTGCGTTTGCAGAACGTACCCTGGGATCAGGCGCTGGAGCTGATTCTGAAGACCAAGGGGCTGGACAAGCGCCAGGTGGGTAACGTGCTGCTGGTGGCGCCGGCAGATGAGATCGCTGCCCGCGAACAGTTGGAGCTGGAAAGCCAGAAAAAAATCGAGGCGCTGGCGCCGCTGCGTACCCAATACATCAATATCAACTATGCCAATGCCAGTGAGCTGAAAGGCTTGATCAGCAATGCTGGTGGCAAGGGTGATGCGCTGGTTTCCGAGCGCGGTTCCGTTGTGGTTGATCAGCGAACCAATACGCTGATCATTCAGGATACGGCCGCCAAGCTTCAGGATATTCGTGATCTGATCGAGCAGCTGGATGTGCCGGTGCAGCAGGTGCTGATTGAAGCGCGTGTTGTGGTGGCCACCAATGATATCTCTGACGAATTCGGTGTGCGTTGGGGTGGTCTGGGTTTTGATGCTGAAAGCATGTTGCAGGACAAGCGGACCTATGGGTTCTCCGGCCGCCTGCAATCCATCCGTAACCTGCACCAGACCAACGTGGATGCCACTATTGCTGGTGGTAACACGCCGCTTGATCCCGATGATGTGGATTTCGGTCCGGATGATTTCGAATTTGAAGAGATCGAGAACGGTGATGATCTGATCGTGGATCTGGGTGTGGATTCTGCTGATGCTTCCCGGTTTGCGGTTGGCTTTACCTCGCTGGCATCCGGCCTGATCGAACTGGAGCTGTCCGCCCTTGAAGCCGAAGGTCATGGTGAGCTGGTGGCAACGCCGAAAGTGCTTACCGCAGACCAGCAGCCAGCGGTGATTGCGTCTGGTCAGCAAGTGCCGTTTGAGACCGCAACCAATGCTGGCGCCACTGCCATCGACTTCGTGGAAGCGGAGCTGCGCCTTGAGGTGACCCCGCACATTACGCCGGATGGCAATATCATCATGGCGCTGAAGGTGAACAATGACTCCTTCAGTTCAGACGGTTCTGCGGCCATCGATACCAACCGTGTAGAGACGTCGGTGCTGGTAAATGATGGCGAGACCGTGGTGCTTGGTGGTATCTTCCAGCAGGAAAAGATCAACGCGGTTACCAAGACCCCTTTCCTGGGTGACCTGCCGTGGATCGGAAATCTGTTCAAGAAGACCGTCAAGCGTGACAGCAAGCAGGAACTGCTGATTTTCATTACGCCGCGCTTGATGAAGGATGCGTTGGCAACTCGGTGA
- the aroK gene encoding shikimate kinase AroK, protein MIENSNPSLILVGPMGAGKSTLGRHLSQILDYPFYDSDRVIEEKTGADIPWIFDMEGEAGFRRREHEVIEELTALQGIVLATGGGVVVTPENRQLLHDRGCVVYLWTPVEVQLARTRNDRNRPLLQTADPQARLEALFTERDPLYREVAHHVVSTASGNLKKVADDVLACLASHRQG, encoded by the coding sequence GTGATAGAAAATAGTAACCCTTCCTTGATACTGGTCGGCCCCATGGGTGCAGGAAAAAGCACCCTGGGCCGACACCTTTCCCAGATTCTGGATTATCCCTTCTACGACTCAGACCGGGTCATCGAGGAAAAAACCGGTGCCGATATTCCGTGGATTTTCGACATGGAAGGCGAAGCCGGTTTTCGCCGTCGAGAGCATGAGGTCATTGAGGAGTTGACGGCCCTGCAGGGTATCGTGCTGGCAACCGGGGGTGGTGTGGTTGTCACGCCGGAAAACCGGCAACTGCTTCATGATCGAGGTTGCGTGGTTTATTTGTGGACACCGGTGGAGGTGCAGTTGGCCCGCACCCGTAATGATCGTAACCGGCCTCTGCTTCAGACTGCTGATCCGCAGGCCCGACTGGAGGCGCTGTTTACCGAGCGTGATCCGCTCTATCGGGAGGTGGCGCATCATGTGGTTTCCACCGCGTCCGGCAACCTCAAGAAAGTGGCGGATGATGTGTTGGCTTGTTTGGCGTCTCACCGGCAAGGATAA
- the aroB gene encoding 3-dehydroquinate synthase: MRTLQVALAERSYPIHIGEGLLDSFPLAEQVRGNQVMIITNDTIAPLYLDRLVAQFADIQCDTLILPDGEKFKTLDTLETIFDALMSKRHSRTTTLIALGGGVIGDMVGFAAACYQRGVDFIQVPTTLLAQVDSSVGGKTAVNHPRGKNMIGAFYQPRLVLIDTRVLETLPSRELAAGYAEVVKYGLIRDPDFYHWLETNNDKLLSREPALIAEAIYRSCENKAQVVADDETEQGNRALLNLGHTFGHAMETATGYTHWLHGEAVAMGMIMATRMSCELGWVESGLEDALTTLLASWNLPVSVPQGMTPAQFLDLMAMDKKVHNGQLRLVLLKALGQAVVTADYDKGALDRTLEAFCGV; encoded by the coding sequence ATGCGCACACTTCAGGTGGCTCTTGCCGAGCGCAGCTACCCCATACACATTGGTGAGGGATTGCTGGACAGCTTCCCGCTGGCGGAGCAGGTCCGCGGCAACCAGGTGATGATCATCACCAACGACACCATTGCTCCCCTCTATCTGGACCGGCTGGTCGCCCAGTTTGCAGATATCCAGTGCGATACGCTGATTCTGCCTGATGGCGAAAAATTCAAGACGCTGGATACCCTGGAAACGATCTTTGATGCGCTGATGAGCAAGCGTCACTCTCGCACCACCACCCTGATTGCATTGGGGGGGGGGGTGATCGGCGATATGGTCGGCTTCGCGGCAGCCTGCTACCAGCGCGGCGTTGACTTCATACAGGTGCCCACCACCCTGCTGGCCCAGGTGGATTCCTCTGTGGGGGGCAAGACAGCCGTCAATCATCCCCGCGGCAAGAACATGATCGGTGCCTTCTATCAGCCGCGTCTGGTGCTGATTGATACGCGGGTGCTGGAGACCCTGCCGTCTCGTGAATTGGCCGCCGGTTATGCGGAAGTGGTCAAGTATGGCCTGATTCGTGATCCGGATTTTTATCACTGGCTGGAAACCAACAACGACAAATTGTTGTCCAGAGAACCAGCGCTAATCGCAGAGGCTATTTACCGCAGTTGCGAGAACAAGGCGCAGGTGGTGGCGGATGACGAGACGGAACAGGGCAATCGTGCCTTGCTGAATCTTGGTCATACCTTTGGTCATGCCATGGAAACCGCCACAGGTTATACCCATTGGTTGCACGGTGAGGCGGTGGCAATGGGGATGATTATGGCGACACGCATGTCCTGTGAACTCGGCTGGGTGGAGTCGGGCCTTGAAGACGCGTTGACGACCTTGCTGGCGAGCTGGAATCTGCCCGTGTCGGTGCCGCAGGGCATGACGCCTGCCCAGTTTCTTGATCTGATGGCCATGGACAAGAAGGTGCACAATGGCCAGCTTCGTCTGGTGTTGCTCAAGGCATTGGGGCAGGCTGTGGTGACAGCTGACTACGACAAGGGAGCCCTGGACAGGACTCTGGAGGCGTTTTGTGGAGTTTGA
- a CDS encoding SPOR domain-containing protein, whose translation MEFDEDRFFSGASRGDYLEALTAHAGLGSVVIVDGERGSGVSTLLGQAVMALLDDLEVVRIDGADPHDGNVVVDALLRHFDIERPDLPETLRHALVDGRIVVVVDNAEQLSAEALSTMASLKQKLGGKLGYFFGGLPGLVEPVRAAGFAVDDVLTLPALMAEDVQDLAWFVLGLELDDTESESQCEQAGGNLGETLHALAPESALVSADSGTDNTMRFGAREPEPVDELDDHGDGAFVDAPPQAGEEEAERAAPPWRHIAAVAGLLVVVLLLWVGLSSDAPQEQSAARSIALPAPQGNGDGVSQHKESSASEGEDAGGRPLQPTMEPVARLEDLDARDANAREEGEVILEPVSDPVMQSAPPPKDTVMALPEAPEAGGGEAEVEPSSGQTPEEAPASDTGPAPLVDGQGYQHAGWLATVDDSRWFLQITATSQQEGARQVLEQIDRNGAYYRAERNGKAVWLVLAGEYSSRQAALDAKSALPAKLQQAGPFPRKMGDIRSEL comes from the coding sequence GTGGAGTTTGATGAAGACCGTTTTTTCAGTGGCGCATCCCGGGGAGATTACCTGGAGGCGCTGACCGCCCATGCGGGGCTGGGCTCTGTGGTGATTGTGGACGGTGAGCGCGGCAGCGGTGTCTCCACGCTGCTGGGCCAGGCTGTGATGGCGCTGCTGGATGATCTGGAGGTGGTGCGCATTGATGGCGCGGATCCCCATGATGGCAACGTGGTCGTGGATGCCCTGTTGCGCCATTTTGATATCGAGCGTCCCGATCTGCCGGAGACCCTCCGCCATGCTCTGGTGGATGGCCGTATTGTGGTCGTGGTCGACAACGCAGAGCAGTTGTCTGCTGAGGCGCTGTCGACCATGGCGTCCCTGAAGCAGAAGCTGGGTGGCAAACTGGGCTATTTCTTTGGCGGTCTGCCTGGGCTTGTCGAGCCGGTCAGGGCAGCAGGGTTTGCCGTTGATGATGTGCTGACGCTGCCGGCATTGATGGCTGAGGATGTGCAGGATCTTGCCTGGTTTGTGCTTGGTCTGGAGCTGGATGACACGGAGTCAGAGAGTCAGTGTGAGCAGGCAGGGGGGAACCTGGGTGAAACTCTGCACGCCCTTGCCCCGGAGAGTGCTCTGGTCTCAGCGGACTCCGGAACGGACAACACGATGCGTTTCGGCGCCCGCGAACCAGAGCCGGTTGATGAACTGGATGACCATGGCGACGGTGCGTTTGTGGATGCGCCGCCACAAGCGGGTGAAGAAGAGGCTGAGCGAGCTGCGCCCCCCTGGCGCCATATTGCTGCCGTGGCCGGGCTGTTGGTCGTGGTGCTGTTACTGTGGGTCGGTCTGTCTTCGGATGCGCCGCAAGAGCAGAGTGCAGCCCGATCCATTGCATTGCCGGCACCACAGGGTAATGGTGACGGGGTGAGCCAGCATAAAGAGTCGTCAGCCAGCGAGGGCGAGGATGCCGGGGGGCGGCCGTTGCAGCCCACGATGGAGCCCGTGGCTCGTCTAGAGGACCTGGACGCGCGGGACGCCAATGCCCGTGAGGAAGGGGAGGTGATTCTGGAGCCGGTGTCCGATCCGGTGATGCAGTCTGCCCCCCCTCCGAAGGATACCGTGATGGCCCTGCCGGAAGCGCCTGAGGCGGGGGGCGGTGAGGCTGAGGTTGAGCCTTCGTCAGGCCAGACACCGGAGGAGGCGCCCGCGAGTGATACCGGGCCGGCGCCGCTGGTGGATGGGCAGGGCTATCAGCACGCGGGCTGGCTCGCAACCGTGGATGACAGCCGCTGGTTCCTGCAGATCACGGCTACCAGCCAGCAGGAGGGGGCGCGTCAAGTGCTTGAGCAGATTGACCGTAACGGGGCCTATTACCGGGCCGAGCGTAACGGCAAGGCCGTATGGCTGGTGCTGGCGGGGGAGTATTCCAGTCGTCAGGCTGCCCTGGATGCTAAATCCGCACTGCCAGCAAAATTGCAGCAGGCTGGGCCATTTCCCCGCAAGATGGGCGACATTCGGAGCGAACTCTAG
- the gltB gene encoding glutamate synthase large subunit, translating to MQQNSTLVRGLTEPGEFRDNCGFGLIAHMEGNASHELLQTAIEALTCMTHRGGINADGKTGDGCGLLLKKPDSFFRKVAQDRSIDLPDNYGVGMIFTHPDSDEADKQKAAIDAALQAQDVRVLGWREVPTDDACLGELARASLPGFWQVLVAADGNTEQELNRRLFFARRRAEQAIESDGYFYVCSLSASVISYKGLMMPVDLPAFFPDLGDDAMETAIVVFHQRFSTNTLPQWPLAQPFRYLAHNGEINTVQGNRNWALARESKFANDLLPGLEELSPLVNRTGSDSSSMDNMLEILLSGGMDLFRAVRMMIPPAWQNVDTMDADLRAFYEYNSMHMEPWDGPAGLVMTDGRYAVCMLDRNGLRPARWVVTKNGFITLASEIGVYSYKPEDVVAKGRVGPGQILAVDTETGEVLHTKDIDNRLKVRHPYRDWLKSNALRIEADYDHEVGRTDEVDPQDLLSYQKFFQISFEERDQVLRPLAESGQEATGSMGDDTPMAVLSRRERQLSDYFRQQFAQVTNPPIDPLREAIVMSLETCVGAERNVFEETADHADRAILSTPVLSHSKFTNLLNIDRPGYDVAKLSLHYDPQVGLKQAVLDLCEEAAQAVRDNKVILVLTDHGISQDTLTIPALMATGAVHHSLTEKGLRSDANIIVETATARDSHHFAVLFGFGATAVYPYLAYDVIADMVRSGELLGDAVELQKNFRKGINKGLMKILSKMGISTITSYRGAQLFEAVGVDREVVDLCFRGVASRIQGAGFEDFEADQQNLAKDAWKQRKPIDAGGILKFIHGKEYHAFNPDVIHALHRATQDNDYDAYREYAELVNKRPVATLRDMFALRDDVDGISVDDVEPLKDIMLRFDSAGMSLGALSPEAHEAIATAMNRIGGRSNSGEGGEDPARYGTERVSKIKQIASGRFGVTPHYLVNAEVLQIKVAQGAKPGEGGQLPGGKVNTLIARLRHSVPGVTLISPPPHHDIYSIEDLAQLIFDLKQVNPDAQVSVKLVSEPGVGTVASGVAKAYADLITISGYDGGTAASPLTSIRYAGSPWELGLAEAHQALRGNDLRDKIRLQTDGGLKTGLDVIKAAILGAESFGFGTVPMIVLGCKYLRICHLNNCATGVATQRDDLRKEHYIGAPELLINYFTFVAQEVRELLAMLGVKSIPELIGRTDLLKVLEGETARQGKLDLTPILRNDLVPADKPTSCQVSRNEPFDKAVLSQKMVDDMKVAIDNKSGGSFNYEITNCDRSVGARVSGEIAKQYGNLDMESAPIKVRFTGTAGQSFGVFNAGGLHMYIEGDANDYVGKGMAGGKLVIRPPKGSPFKSQETAIIGNTCLYGATGGKLFAAGTAGERFGVRNSGAHTVVEGAGDHCCEYMTGGCVTVLGRTGHNFGAGMTGGFAFVLDEDNDFFDRINPELIELHRISSEATESHRSHLRGVISEYVEETGSEWGQYILDNFDAMSRKFWLVKPKAASLDSLLNSTRANPA from the coding sequence ATGCAGCAGAACTCAACGCTGGTGCGGGGGCTCACTGAGCCCGGAGAATTCCGGGACAACTGTGGTTTTGGTCTGATTGCCCATATGGAGGGCAACGCCAGCCACGAGCTTTTGCAAACCGCCATCGAAGCACTGACATGTATGACCCACCGGGGCGGCATTAATGCCGACGGAAAAACCGGTGATGGCTGCGGTCTGTTGCTCAAGAAACCCGATTCTTTCTTCCGCAAGGTTGCGCAAGATCGGTCCATCGACTTGCCCGATAACTACGGCGTGGGGATGATCTTCACCCACCCGGACAGTGATGAAGCGGACAAGCAGAAAGCCGCCATCGACGCTGCGCTTCAGGCGCAGGACGTCCGGGTGCTGGGTTGGCGCGAAGTGCCCACCGATGACGCCTGTCTGGGTGAGCTGGCCCGCGCCTCCCTGCCCGGCTTCTGGCAGGTGCTGGTGGCCGCCGATGGCAACACTGAACAGGAACTGAACCGTCGCCTGTTCTTTGCCCGTCGTCGTGCGGAGCAGGCCATCGAGAGCGACGGCTACTTCTATGTGTGCTCTTTGTCTGCCTCGGTCATTTCCTATAAAGGGCTGATGATGCCGGTGGATCTGCCGGCCTTCTTCCCGGATCTGGGTGACGACGCCATGGAAACCGCCATTGTGGTCTTCCATCAGCGCTTCTCCACCAACACCTTGCCGCAGTGGCCGCTGGCCCAGCCGTTCCGTTACCTGGCCCACAACGGTGAGATCAACACCGTTCAGGGTAACCGTAACTGGGCACTGGCACGGGAAAGCAAGTTTGCCAACGACTTGCTGCCGGGTCTGGAAGAACTGAGCCCGCTGGTCAACCGTACCGGTTCCGACTCCTCCAGCATGGACAACATGCTGGAGATTCTGCTGTCCGGCGGCATGGATCTGTTCCGTGCCGTGCGCATGATGATTCCGCCGGCCTGGCAGAACGTGGATACCATGGACGCGGACCTGCGCGCCTTCTACGAATATAACTCCATGCACATGGAGCCCTGGGATGGCCCCGCCGGCCTGGTAATGACCGATGGCCGCTATGCGGTCTGTATGCTTGACCGTAATGGTCTGCGTCCGGCGCGCTGGGTGGTCACCAAGAACGGTTTCATCACCCTGGCCTCTGAAATCGGCGTGTACAGCTACAAGCCGGAAGACGTGGTGGCCAAGGGCCGTGTGGGGCCGGGCCAGATTCTGGCGGTGGATACCGAGACCGGTGAAGTGTTGCACACCAAGGACATTGATAACCGTCTGAAAGTGCGCCACCCCTACCGTGACTGGCTCAAGAGCAACGCCCTGCGCATCGAAGCGGATTACGACCATGAAGTGGGTCGTACTGACGAGGTGGATCCCCAGGATCTGCTCAGCTACCAGAAATTCTTCCAGATCAGCTTTGAAGAACGTGATCAGGTGCTGCGTCCGCTGGCCGAATCCGGCCAGGAAGCCACGGGTTCCATGGGGGACGATACCCCCATGGCAGTGTTGTCCCGCCGTGAGCGTCAGCTGTCTGATTACTTCCGTCAGCAGTTTGCCCAGGTCACCAACCCGCCCATCGATCCGCTGCGCGAAGCCATCGTGATGAGCCTGGAAACCTGTGTGGGTGCCGAGCGGAACGTGTTTGAAGAAACCGCCGATCATGCCGATCGTGCCATCCTGTCCACGCCGGTATTGTCGCATTCCAAATTCACCAACCTGCTCAACATCGACCGTCCTGGTTACGATGTGGCCAAGCTCAGCCTGCACTACGATCCGCAGGTGGGCCTCAAGCAGGCGGTGCTGGACCTGTGTGAAGAGGCCGCGCAAGCGGTACGCGACAACAAGGTGATACTGGTGCTCACCGACCACGGGATCAGTCAGGATACCCTGACCATTCCGGCGTTGATGGCCACCGGGGCGGTGCACCACTCGCTGACCGAGAAGGGGCTGCGCTCCGACGCCAACATCATTGTGGAAACCGCCACGGCCCGTGATTCCCATCACTTTGCCGTGCTGTTCGGTTTCGGTGCCACCGCGGTCTACCCGTATCTGGCCTATGACGTGATTGCCGATATGGTCCGTTCCGGCGAGCTGCTGGGTGATGCGGTTGAATTGCAGAAAAACTTCCGCAAGGGCATCAACAAGGGCCTGATGAAGATCCTGTCCAAGATGGGCATCTCCACCATTACCTCCTACCGGGGTGCCCAGCTGTTCGAGGCCGTGGGCGTCGACCGCGAGGTGGTGGATCTGTGCTTCCGTGGCGTGGCCAGCCGTATCCAGGGGGCCGGTTTCGAGGACTTCGAAGCCGACCAGCAAAACCTGGCCAAGGATGCCTGGAAGCAGCGCAAGCCCATTGATGCCGGCGGTATTCTCAAGTTTATCCACGGCAAGGAATATCACGCCTTCAACCCGGACGTGATTCACGCCCTGCACCGCGCCACCCAGGACAACGACTACGATGCGTACCGGGAGTATGCCGAGTTGGTCAACAAGCGTCCGGTAGCCACCCTGCGCGACATGTTCGCCTTGCGGGATGACGTGGACGGTATCAGTGTGGACGACGTGGAGCCGCTGAAGGACATCATGCTGCGCTTTGACTCCGCGGGCATGTCTCTGGGCGCATTGAGCCCGGAAGCCCACGAAGCCATTGCCACCGCCATGAACCGTATTGGCGGCCGCTCCAACTCCGGTGAGGGCGGTGAAGATCCGGCCCGTTACGGTACCGAGCGCGTATCCAAGATCAAGCAGATCGCCTCCGGCCGTTTCGGCGTGACCCCGCATTACCTGGTCAATGCTGAAGTGCTGCAGATCAAGGTGGCCCAGGGCGCCAAGCCCGGTGAAGGTGGCCAGCTGCCAGGCGGTAAGGTGAATACCCTGATCGCCCGTCTGCGTCATTCTGTGCCCGGCGTGACCCTGATTTCACCGCCGCCGCACCATGACATCTACTCCATTGAGGATTTGGCCCAGCTGATCTTCGACCTCAAGCAGGTCAACCCGGATGCCCAGGTATCCGTGAAGCTGGTGTCTGAGCCCGGTGTGGGCACGGTTGCCTCCGGTGTGGCCAAGGCCTACGCCGACCTGATCACCATCTCCGGTTACGACGGTGGCACCGCGGCAAGCCCGCTGACCTCCATCCGTTACGCCGGTTCCCCCTGGGAACTGGGGCTGGCAGAAGCGCACCAGGCGCTGCGTGGCAACGACCTGCGTGACAAGATCCGTCTGCAGACCGACGGTGGTCTGAAGACCGGTCTGGATGTTATCAAGGCGGCCATTCTGGGTGCCGAGTCCTTCGGTTTCGGTACCGTGCCGATGATCGTGCTGGGTTGTAAGTACCTGCGTATCTGTCACCTGAACAACTGCGCCACCGGCGTGGCCACCCAGCGTGATGATCTGCGTAAAGAGCACTACATCGGTGCTCCGGAGCTGCTGATCAACTACTTCACCTTTGTGGCTCAGGAAGTGCGTGAGCTGCTGGCAATGCTGGGTGTGAAGAGCATCCCCGAGCTGATCGGTCGTACCGACCTGCTGAAAGTGCTGGAAGGCGAAACCGCGCGTCAGGGCAAGCTGGATCTGACACCGATCCTGCGCAACGACCTGGTGCCGGCCGACAAGCCGACCTCCTGTCAGGTCAGCCGCAACGAGCCCTTTGACAAGGCCGTGCTCAGCCAGAAGATGGTTGATGACATGAAAGTGGCTATCGACAACAAGTCTGGTGGCTCCTTCAACTACGAGATCACCAACTGTGATCGCTCCGTAGGTGCCCGGGTTTCCGGTGAGATTGCCAAGCAGTACGGCAACCTGGACATGGAAAGCGCGCCGATCAAGGTTCGCTTCACCGGTACCGCAGGTCAGAGCTTCGGTGTGTTCAACGCTGGCGGTCTGCACATGTACATCGAAGGGGATGCCAACGACTACGTGGGCAAGGGCATGGCCGGCGGCAAGCTGGTGATCCGTCCGCCCAAGGGCAGCCCGTTCAAGAGTCAGGAAACTGCCATCATCGGCAACACCTGTCTGTACGGCGCCACCGGCGGCAAGCTGTTTGCCGCAGGTACGGCTGGCGAGCGCTTCGGGGTGCGTAACTCCGGTGCGCACACGGTTGTGGAAGGTGCGGGCGATCACTGCTGCGAGTACATGACCGGTGGCTGTGTCACCGTGCTGGGTCGTACCGGACACAACTTCGGTGCCGGCATGACCGGTGGTTTTGCCTTCGTTCTGGACGAAGACAATGACTTCTTCGACCGCATCAACCCGGAACTGATCGAGTTGCATCGCATCAGCTCCGAAGCCACCGAGTCTCATCGCAGCCACCTGCGTGGTGTGATCAGCGAATACGTTGAAGAGACCGGCAGCGAATGGGGCCAGTACATTCTGGATAACTTTGATGCCATGAGCCGCAAGTTCTGGCTGGTGAAGCCCAAGGCCGCAAGCCTGGACAGCCTGCTGAACTCCACGCGCGCCAATCCGGCATAA